A single window of Nicotiana tomentosiformis chromosome 1, ASM39032v3, whole genome shotgun sequence DNA harbors:
- the LOC104117368 gene encoding cyclin-L1-1 — protein MIYTALDTFYLTEEQLINSPSRKDGIDDVTETTLRIYGCDLIQESGILLRLPQAVMATGQVLFHRFYCKKSFARFNVKRVAASCVWLASKLEESPRKARQVLNVFHRMECRRENLPLEHLDTSSKKYVDLKADLIRTERHLLKEMGFICHVEHPHKFISNYLATLEAPAKLRQEAWNLANDSLRTTLCVRFKSEVVACGVVYAAARRFQVPLPENPPWWKAFDADKAGIDEVCRVLAHLYSLPKAQYIPVCKEGGSFATSNRSRDSASLPVSKEGLLDGQPVNEDNGTPGNQEAAKEGVMKASLDKLKDSKKSDDDSKSSMPSEGESKEEPGKTDHRTDAGGEKNKERERERGRDRERERDKERLKSRERDRGRESDREREREDFERDRDKSKERSHRSREKGHSEKPKHHSSRDRDYQSYSSREKDRRRHH, from the exons ATGATTTACACGGCATTAGACACATTTTATCTAACAGAGGAGCAGCTTATAAACTCCCCTTCTAGGAAAGATGGTATCGATGATGTTACGGAAACAACACTTAGAATCTATGGCTGTGATCTTATCCAAGAAAGTGGGATTTTGCTCAGACT ACCCCAAGCTGTAATGGCCACAGGTCAAGTACTATTTCATCGCTTTTACTGCAAGAAATCATTTGCTCGTTTTAATGTGAAG AGGGTTGCTGCTAGTTGTGTTTGGCTTGCATCAAAGCTCGAAGAAAGTCCTCGAAAAGCAAGGCAGGTGCTTAATGTTTTCCACAGAATGGAATGTAGGAGAGAGAACTTACCTTTAGAACATCTGGATACATCTTCAAAG AAATACGTTGATTTGAAAGCAGACCTAATCAGAACAGAGAGGCATCTTTTAAAAGAGATGGGTTTCATCTGCCATGTCGAGCATCCTCATAAATTTATATCAAATTACCTTGCAACTCTTGAAGCACCTGCAAAATTGAGACAAGAAGCTTGGAATCTTGCAAATGACAG CTTGCGCACAACACTCTGTGTAAGATTCAAGAGCGAGGTTGTTGCCTGTGGAGTTGTATATGCTGCAGCCCGGAGATTTCAAGTGCCGCTCCCAGAGAATCCTCCTTGGTGGAAAGCATTTGATGCAGACAAGGCTGGCATAGATGAAGTTTGCAGGGTTCTCGCTCATCTTTACAGTCTTCCAAAGGCACAATATATTCCTGTATGCAAGGAAGGAGGCTCCTTTGCTACGTCAAACAGATCGCGGGACTCAGCATCGCTTCCTGTATCTAAG GAAGGTTTGTTGGATGGTCAACCGGTGAATGAAGATAATGGTACACCAGGAAACCAGGAAGCAGCTAAGGAGGGAGTAATGAAAGCTTCCCTTGATAAGTTGAAGGACTCAAAGAAGAGCGATGATGACTCCAAAAGCAGCATGCCTTCAGAAGGGGAGTCTAAAGAAGAGCCTGGAAAAACTGACCATAGAACAGATGCTGGTGGGGAAAAGAACAAGGAGAGAGAGAGGGAAAGGGGCAGAGACAGGGAGAGAGAGAGGGATAAGGAAAGACTAAAGTCTCGTGAACGTGATAGGGGAAGGGAATCTGACAGGGAAAGGGAGCGAGAAGATTTTGAAAGGGACAGGGATAAATCCAAGGAAAGGAGTCATCGTTCAAGAGAAAAAG GTCACTCGGAGAAACCAAAACATCATTCTTCTCGAG ATCGCGACTACCAGTCTTATTCATCACGGGAGAAGGATCGTCGTAGACACCATTAG
- the LOC104117369 gene encoding receptor-like protein 9DC3 produces the protein MRKREMERILTLISLFLLYVALAVQVVSFSFGHSLCSSHDSIALLQFKHSLAVADYPLLNYYDFFCPYSYPKTTSWNRSSMDCCRWDGVTCDRFTGHVIGLDLSCGKLEGTIHPNSSLFQLRHLQTLDLSLNNFSLSHIPRGIGQLVSLMHLNLSYCMFEGGIPLEISHLSNLVSLDLSYLFSLQFSQEGFNMLFRNLTKLEVLSLSFVNISSKIPMNVSSSSSLRYLDLGKTGLHGNLPKSIFLLPNLETLRLSGNFDLTVSFPKFNWSSSHTLTELDLSRNNISGGLPGTLGSLKALKLMKLHWCNLIGPIPESIRNLSQITELDLSYNHLESKIPDAFSNLQKLTFLALDGNAFSGLFPSSLVNLTKLEDLRLSDNSLSGPLPLTANGLQNLYRLVLSNNSLNGSIPSWMLSLPSLTELHLESNHLSGPLPEFKPNSIEWLDLSQNQLCGSIPQSLRNLVNLSDLNLGQNKLVGEVGAEMFSSMTNLRYLDLSSNNLSGEVGAEMFFSVTDLIRLDLSHSGLSWSSSKDNITILALSYVSLGSCRVKDFPNFFLNSTSLKYLDLSENEIHGHFPKWFDGLSSMRFLNLSHNYLTSLDHLPWQTMTVVDLQSNSLTGPLPSSLCTSTYLSFLDLSYNNLSAEIPNCLLTSFYLTVLDLRANNFYGPIPNKFSNFCGLVHISLSKNQLEGPIPRSLVNCASLKVLDLGYNKIHDPFPTWLETLQELEVLILKSNRFYGSIVAIQTKSPFPNLRIFDLSGNSLTGPLPTRLLKGFKAMVNMDTHKSKLEYFEEDIGYVNRAKHAEILEYRSPPSAGASDATYEESVDLVMKNQETKFRKILKIFTTVDLSMNKFEGEIPKSIGNLNSLLLLNLSHNNLTGHIPVEMKKMSTLEALDLSFNQLTGKIPEELTSLTFLAVLNLSHNHLVGPIPHSNQFNTFPNDSYFGNSDLCGFPLSTECGHRKSASVPGLLVEQEEDEPSFLSEMTWKSVLIGYGCGLIFGFTVLYLIYCFERPRWFVDFFATITHELTYRTKRRGQRRRNFHRRRH, from the coding sequence ATGAGAAAGAGAGAGATGGAGAGAATATTGACACTCATTTCTTTGTTTCTTCTCTATGTTGCCCTGGCAGTTCAAGTGGTTTCTTTTTCCTTTGGGCATTCACTTTGCTCTTCACATGATTCCATTGCACTTCTACAGTTTAAGCATTCACTTGCCGTGGCGGACTATCCACTTTTAAATTATTATGACTTCTTTTGCCCATATTCTTATCCTAAGACGACGTCTTGGAATAGGAGTAGTATGGATTGTTGTAGGTGGGATGGAGTTACCTGTGATAGATTCACTGGTCATGTGATTGGTTTGGACTTGAGTTGTGGCAAACTTGAAGGAACTATCCATCCCAATAGTAGCCTTTTCCAGCTTCGTCATCTTCAAACGCTCGATCTTTCCCTTAACAACTTTTCGTTATCTCATATTCCACGGGGCATAGGTCAGTTGGTCAGTTTGATGCATCTCAACCTTTCTTATTGTATGTTCGAAGGAGGGATTCCATTAGAAATCTCACACCTGTCCAATTTGGTTTCGCTTGATCTTTCTTATCTCTTCTCTCTCCAGTTTAGCCAGGAAGGATTCAACATGCTCTTTCGAAACTTAACCAAATTAGAGGTACTTTCTCTTTCTTTTGTAAACATCTCATCCAAGATTCCCATGAATGTATCATCCTCTTCTTCTTTGAGATATCTAGATCTTGGAAAAACTGGCTTGCATGGCAACTTGCCAAAAAGCATTTTCCTTCTACCCAATTTGGAAACTCTCAGATTGTCAGGAAATTTTGATCTCACTGTTTCTTTCCCCAAGTTTAACTGGAGCAGTAGCCATACACTAACTGAGCTAGATCTCTCTCGCAATAATATTTCTGGAGGACTACCTGGTACACTTGGAAGTCTCAAAGCCTTAAAACTTATGAAGCTTCATTGGTGCAACCTCATCGGACCTATTCCCGAATCCATCAGGAACCTTTCACAAATTACTGAACTGGATCTTTCATACAACCATTTGGAGAGCAAAATTCCTGATGCTTTTTCCAACTTGCAAAAGCTTACATTCTTAGCACTGGATGGCAACGCCTTCTCTGGCCTGTTCCCATCTTCCCTTGTCAACTTGACAAAGCTTGAAGATTTGAGATTGAGTGACAATTCACTCAGTGGTCCACTTCCTTTAACTGCTAACGGGCTTCAAAATCTATATCGACTAGTTTTGTCTAATAACTCACTCAACGGCTCAATCCCGTCTTGGATGCTTAGTCTTCCTTCATTGACTGAGTTACATCTGGAGAGCAATCATCTCAGTGGACCACTTCCTGAGTTTAAGCCCAACTCTATAGAATGGCTTGATTTGTCTCAAAATCAACTCTGTGGTTCCATTCCTCAATCGCTTAGAAATCTTGTGAACCTAAGCGATCTTAATCTTGGACAAAATAAGTTGGTCGGGGAGGTTGGAGCAGAAATGTTTTCAAGCATGACAAACCTCCGATATCTTGATCTTTCATCAAATAATTTGAGTGGTGAGGTAGGAGCAGAAATGTTTTTCAGCGTGACAGACCTCATCCGTCTTGATCTTTCTCATAGTGGTTTATCATGGAGTAGCAGTAAGGACAACATCACCATTCTTGCACTTTCGTATGTAAGTTTAGGCTCTTGTCGTGTGAAAGATTTTCCAAATTTCTTCTTGAACTCGACGAGCTTAAAGTACTTGGATCTCTCGGAGAACGAAATTCACGGCCACTTCCCGAAATGGTTTGATGGTCTGAGTTCAATGAGATTCCTTAACCTCTCTCACAACTACCTTACAAGCTTAGACCATCTACCTTGGCAGACAATGACAGTTGTTGATCTTCAGTCAAACTCACTCACTGGACCTCTGCCGTCCTCCCTTTGCACATCAACTTACCTTTCATTTCTGGATTTGTCTTATAACAATCTGAGTGCTGAAATCCCCAATTGTTTGTTGACTTCTTTCTATCTGACGGTCCTAGACTTACGAGCAAACAACTTTTATGGTCCCATTCCAAACAAATTCTCGAACTTTTGTGGGCTAGTTCATATTAGTTTGAGCAAAAATCAGTTGGAAGGTCCAATTCCAAGATCGCTAGTCAACTGTGCATCCTTAAAAGTCCTTGATTTGGGATACAACAAAATCCACGATCCATTTCCCACTTGGCTGGAAACCTTGCAAGAGTTAGAGGTTCTCATATTGAAATCTAATAGATTTTATGGATCAATCGTTGCTATCCAAACAAAATCGCCATTTCCAAATCTGAGGATCTTTGACCTCTCTGGAAATTCTCTTACTGGCCCTTTACCTACCCGGCTTCTAAAAGGTTTCAAAGCTATGGTAAACATGGATACACACAAATCAAAATTGGAATATTTTGAGGAAGATATTGGTTATGTTAATCGCGCAAAGCATGCGGAAATTCTTGAGTATCGGAGTCCTCCTAGTGCTGGTGCTAGTGATGCAACATATGAGGAATCAGTGGATTTAGTGATGAAAAATCAAGAGACTAAATTCAGAAAGATCTTGAAGATATTCACAACAGTTGATTTATCAATGAACAAGTTCGAGGGAGAAATCCCAAAGTCCATTGGGAACTTGAATTCACTTCTGCTGCTGAATTTATCTCACAACAACCTCACTGGACATATTCCTGTTGAAATGAAGAAGATGAGCACACTTGAAGCTTTGGACCTTTCATTTAACCAGCTTACTGGAAAAATTCCAGAGGAATTGACAAGTCTAACATTTCTTGCGGTTTTAAATCTGTCGCACAACCATCTTGTTGGACCTATTCCTCATAGTAATCAGTTCAATACATTTCCAAATGATTCATATTTTGGAAACAGTGATTTGTGTGGGTTTCCATTGTCAACTGAATGTGGGCATCGTAAGAGTGCATCAGTACCAGGATTATTGGTTGAACAAGAAGAAGATGAGCCGAGTTTTCTTAGTGAAATGACTTGGAAATCTGTCTTAATTGGGTATGGTTGTGGCTTGATATTTGGATTTACCGTCCTGTATCTCATATACTGTTTTGAAAGGCCAAGATGGTTCGTAGACTTTTTTGCAACTATCACTCATGAACTGACATACAGAACAAAGAGGAGAGGTCAAAGACGTAGGAACTTTCACAGAAGAAGACACTAA